Proteins co-encoded in one Epinephelus moara isolate mb chromosome 13, YSFRI_EMoa_1.0, whole genome shotgun sequence genomic window:
- the mfsd13a gene encoding transmembrane protein 180: MGRSAWGCWQSVVSTAVLYGSLALFTSILHNVFLLYYVETFVSIYKIDKISFWVGEAVFLIWNSLNDPLFGWLSDRAFLSSPQSGPQITTPEVVLKRLKALSTNGPLFALSFLAFWVAWARPGLQFLLCLCLYDGFLTMVDLHHSALLADLAVSATDRTRLNFHCSVFSALGSISVFLSYSFWDKEDFYSFRLFCVTLAAFSILGFFSVSQLLQRRFQKEVRPRQDEALTLKELSVGHAPPSQPEKAVTVGQYLKQLSKHKNFMWFVSMNLVQVFHCHFNSNFFPLFLEHLLSDNISASTGSILLGISYIAPHLNNLYFLTLCQRYGVYQVIRWLFMLKLGLSVAMLLAGADHIYLLCIFIASNRVFTEGTCKLLKLVISDLVDEDFVVNRRQQATSALLFGMVALLTKPGQTFAPLIGTWLLCVYTGYDIFERQPVKDSLVSVPDVASGSGTPPLRLGCFYMLVFVPITCALLQLAAWSRFTLHGRKLQGIKTLRQGAQHGHLIDVKAI; the protein is encoded by the exons ATGGGCAGGAGCGCCTGGGGCTGCTGGCAAAGCGTTGTCTCTACTGCAGTGCTCTACGGCTCTTTGGCCTTGTTCACCTCCATCCTCCACAATGTGTTCCTCCTTTATTACGTGGAGACCTTCGTGTCCATCTACAAGATTGATAAAATCTCCTTCTGGGTGGGAGAG GCAGTGTTCCTAATATGGAACAGTCTGAATGACCCTCTCTTCGGCTGGCTGAGTGACCGGGCCTTCCTCAGCTCTCCTCA GTCAGGCCCTCAGATCACAACTCCAGAGGTGGTGCTGAAGCGCCTGAAGGCCCTCTCCACAAATGGCCCTCTCTTCGCTCTGTCGTTCCTGGCCTTCTGGGTGGCGTGGGCCAGACCGGGACTGCAGTtcctgctgtgtctgtgtctttacgATGGTTTCCTCACAATGGTGGACCTCCACCACAGCGCCCTGCTGGCTGACCTCGCCGTGTCCGCCACTGATCGCACACGCCTCAACTTCCACTGCTCCGTGTTCAGCGCTTTGGGCTCAATCTCCGTATTTCTGTCCTACTCCTTCTGGGACAAGGAGGATTTTTACTCCTTCCGTCTCTTCTGTGTGACTCTCGCAGCTTTTTCCATCTTGGGCTTTTTCTCAGTGTCTCAGTTGTTGCAGCGTCGTTTCCAAAAGGAAGTCCGTCCAAGACAGGACGAGGCGCTGACACTCAAAGA GCTGAGTGTTGGCCATGCTCCACCTAGCCAGCCAGAAAAAGCTGTCACTGTTGGACAGTACCTTAAGCAGCTATCCAAACACAAGAACTTCATGTGGTTTGTGTCTATGAACCTTGTTCAG GTGTTTCACTGCCATTTCAACAGCAACTTCTTCCCTCTTTTCCTGGAACATCTGCTGTCTGACAATATTTCTGCCTCTACAGGTTCAATCTTACTCG GCATCTCTTACATTGCCCCCCACCTGAACAACTTGTATTTCCTGACACTGTGCCAGCGTTACGGGGTTTACCAGGTTATCCGCTGGCTATTTATGCTCAAACTGGGACTTAGTGTGGCTATGCTGCTGGCAGGGGCTGACCACATTTATCTGCTGTGCATCTTCATTGCTAG TAACCGGGTGTTTACAGAAGGGACGTGCAAGCTGCTGAAACTGGTCATCTCCGACCTGGTGGACGAGGACTTTGTGGTCAACCGCCGTCAGCAGGccacctctgctctcctcttcgGGATGGTCGCCTTGTTGACCAAACCTGGCCAGACGTTCGCCCCTCTCATCGGCACCtggctgctgtgtgtttacACAG GTTATGATATTTTCGAGAGGCAACCCGTGAAGGACTCTCTGGTTTCCGTGCCTGACGTTGCCTCTGGCTCAGGGACTCCGCCTCTACGCCTGGGCTGCTTCTACATGTTGGTGTTCGTGCCTATCACGTGTGCCCTGCTCCAGCTGGCCGCCTGGTCTCGCTTCACACTTCACGGCCGCAAGCTGCAGGGGATCAAGACCCTGAGGCAAGGGGCCCAGCACGGCCACCTTATCGATGTCAAGGCCATATGA